A window of Quercus robur chromosome 12, dhQueRobu3.1, whole genome shotgun sequence genomic DNA:
TTATAAGTGAGGAACAAACGGAAGGTGATCTGAGGAGGAGCTCCTCCTTGGATATGATGAATGCAGCTCAAGCATGCATTCCAACAACTAAGGTAACCCTCCAAGAAGCTCCAGCGATAGGAACGTGTCTCATGAATGTGCAAGAAagatgaaaactcaaaaatatctaagggaaagctgctaccaccgcattaaatgcactacagttacttttctggccgcatttatgtggagaagacttctgaacagtgttgccttggcgaatgcaactcacagaaagccaaagagggtgtctgatgggacatgGTACTTAAGTAAGGGCTCAattgatcaacaagtgtaggatcaagatggtctAGAGAGGGCTATATAACGTGAAAGACCCTCCATggaaaaaggagaggaaaaacTGTAAACAAATCTGTAATAAAGCTTTAAGAGTAAATATTTAAGAATCAGTATCCTCAGACCAATCCGAGAACGTTATTCCTTAACAAACTTAtgttatctttctctttttagcaTCAAAACCTGTTTTTCTGTTATCTGGTTCATGAGAGCCTAGTTTTCTAACCCAttatctacaaatttattattttgggctGTTTTGGGCTCAAGTCCATATACTCGTTGGGCTAGAAGTCCAAAcctagtccttacaattggcgccgtctgtggggaggaaTACTTGGGTGTTAGTGAGCGCAACGTTCAACTATGGTAGGTTCAGATCCACGACAGGCAGAATCCATAGGATCCCAACGACAAAATCCTTTTGTTAACCTTGAGCGGAGAAAAGATCGAGAGGGGAGTGTGCATAGTGCCCGAATTGGAAGAAGCCAGTCACGGGGAAAGGGTCATCTCTCTCAAGAAGAGAATACCAGAGCACTGCAACTGGAAATCAACCAGCTGAAGAGAAAGCTGCCCCATGCACAGCGAAGGCGAGCCTTCTCTAGCCTGGACACCTCCCCTGACGGTGAAGAGGATGGTAGCTACAGAAGAAGGTCAAAGACCCCACCTAGCGAGTCTTTCTCCTACGAAGAGGAGCACCACCACAAATGTAGGCATAAGAGCCCCCCTCGAAAAGGTGTGGGAAACGACGCTATGGGCAAGGCATTGGATCAAATCTCCCGATCGCCTTTCACGCGCAGAATTGAGTAAGTAGAACTCCCCTGGCGGTTCACTCAGCCTTCGTTTACCATGTATAATGGCAGGACAGACCTcgtagagcatgtgagccacTTCAATCAGAGAATGGCCGTCCATTCTAGAGACGAAGCCCTGGTGCGCAAGGTCTTCCCATCCAGCCTAGGACCTGTagcaatgagatggtttgacaGCCTGAAGGCTGATTCCATAAACTCCTTTAAGGAGCTCACCTAGGCGTTTGGTTCTCGCTTCGTCACCTGCAACAGAGTCCCTCAGCCTAGGGATagcaatggggcggggcggggccgaaggatggggtcttcgccCCTGCCCCGCATGgatttttcttgccccatcctcGCCTCGCCCCGCATGACGGGGAaaatttcttgccccatccccgccccttaagGCCCCGCGaagccccgccccaccccgtaaaactttatttcttgttaattttccctacaactataacattttttcaaataaaatgacatgtttcaataataaaaatatacttgaacctaataaatgttataaattaCTAAGTAGtgtgcattattttttttttgacttcgAAGATAGAATTATATTGAAAAAAGGGACTGAAGCCCAAAAACTTACAAAAAGTGAGGATAGTAGCAGACAACAGccctccaaaaaataaaataaaataaagtaacaaattgtgtccaaacaaagaaaaactataagaaGTATTGGTTGTCTTTTTTTCCTACGCATGTTTAAAAACTAGCACACTCAGGTCCTCCCATTTTGTGACTATTTCATAGAGAATGGGACAAAGTCTCAAACATGTaccttataagttataacagcCAAATGCCCACCCACACACAATGACACAGACACAAATATTTAGGGTCTCAAACTCAGGCCCAGACCTGtaccacattaaaaaaaaaattatgttcatgATGAAAAGTAAGTTGAGAAAGACGAATGAATCATGAATGAAATCAGtaattcaatagtatataaatttgtttcaaataaagacaaaagaaaacgttaaaattggtaccttatttccaactttgctagagagaaaaaagaggtagagagccatattaagtagaataaaataagttgatgatatttttgtttaaatagtagggttttagggtatgaaaaaattacaatttaatccTTATTAATGCGGggcggggtggggatggggcaaggcggggcggggtgggtttaaaaagtgtaaacccatccccgccccgcccctaGGTGCGAgtctaaaatcttgccccatccccaccccaccACCTTTGTGGGGCGAGGAAAACCCACACGAggcgaagcggggaggggcgggtcAAAGCAGGGCGgagcaaaattgccatccctacctCAACCCCTATCTTCCCTACTATCCTTGAGTATGAGAGAGggagaaaccctaaaaacatactcggacagatattgagAGATGTACAATGAGATGGACAGTAACTTTGAAGACGTCACCATCAGTACCTTCAAGAGTGGCCTCCCAATCGAGCATGGTTTAAGGAAGTCCCTAACGGGAAAACCTGTCACTAATctgcgccaactcatggaccgGATTGACAAGTATAAGAGGGTCGAGGAAGACTAGCAATTGGGTAAAGGAAAGGataaggttatccctcaagaaaggagggatttcaggtcgaaCCGATACAATAACAATCGGCCATGGAGAGATTTTGCTAGTCAGTTAGGATCTACCAATACTCAGGCAGTCAATGCAGTGTTTCGAGAGCCAGTGCACCAAGTTctggagaagattaagaatgaaTCGCtctttaaatggccaaacaagatggctggaaaccccTTAAGGCGCAACCAGAACCTTTATTGCCAGTACCATTAGGATCAGGGGCACATTACggaggattgcaggaatttgTAGGACTATTTGGACCAgctggtccgagaagggaagctGAAACAGCTGTTGCATCGTTCTAATGGCCGGGGGGGCTAAACAAATTCAGAACCCAAGATGGATGATTCTTCAAGACCGCCCTTGGGAATGATTAATATCATCTTTGCTGCTCCTGGAAAAACTGGTTTTTGTCCTTCTAGAGTAATGTCTGTAGCTCGATTTCCCGCCGAAAGTAATAATTCGGAGCCTAAAAGAACCATAATGGAAATCCGACCCGTTCTGGGCTTTTCAGACGAGGACAAGATCGAAACCATCCAACCCCACGACGATACTCTGGTGGTCACACTCAGGATAggggggtatgatgtgaagagagtgTTAGTGGACCAGGGTAGTGCTGTCAAGATCATGTACCCCGACCTGTACAAGGGGCTGAGGTTAAAACCCGAGGACTGGACAACCTATAATTCCCCTTTGATTAGTTTCGAGGGGAAGACTGTTATTCCAAAAGGTCAGATCagactacccatacagactggttcggaagtggtggaggtagACTTCATCGTCGTGGATGCATATTCCCCCTACACGGCTATTGTGGCCAGACCCTGGCTCCATGCTCTGGAAGCCGTCTCATCCACcctgcaccagaaagtgaaataccctTTTGGGGGCCGCGTCGAAGAAATTGTAAGGAATCAACCTGTGGCTCGGCAATGCCTTGTGGTCGCCATCTCACATTGACATGAAACTAACTCCTCGGCCACTACCGAAAGggacttatagcaatcaaaaactCCGGAGTTGCCATCCCATGGACTAGTCGAAAAGCCGAAATTGCGAGGATTTGGAAAAATTTGTCATAGGTGGTgatccggagaagttctttcaggtcggggCTCAGCTACCTCCTCAAGAGAAGGAAAAGTTTTTTGGTGTTCCTTAAAAGAAacattgatgtgtttgcatgggacgcttaTGAGGCCCCGGGGTTGGACCCAAATTTCATCTGCTATCATTTGAACGTTAACCCATTCGTCACTCCCAAGAAGCAATCGCCTCGATGCCCATCGAAAGAACATGCAGACGTTGTCAAGGAAGAGGTAATGAAGCTCAAAAGGCAGAGGCTATCAAGGAGGTCTTCTACCCGAAATGGTTTGCCAACACCATAgtaatgaagaagaagagcgggaagtggcgagtgtgcgtggacttcacgaaTTTGAATAAAGCCTGCCCAAAAGACCCCTTCCCTATGCCTCGAATAGACAaattggtggatgcaacagtGGGCCATCCTTGGATGAGTTTCTTAGATCCCTTTTAAAGGTATCATCAGATACCACTTGCCTTAGACGAccaagaaaagacagcatttgtCACTCCCACTGGAAACtaccattataaggtgatgccatttggcTTAAAAAACGCAGGGtcaacctatcaaaggatgatgacaagaatgttTGAACCCCAGTTGGGAAAAAGTattgaggtttacatagacgacatggtggtgaagagtaaggtggtgtccgagcacgttAGAGACCTCGGAAGCATCTTTGAAATCCTGAGGAAACATAGGTTGTGCCTAAACGCTTCCAAGTGCTCGTTTGGTGTCGGATCAGGCAAGTTCCTGGGATACATGGTGACTCACAGGGGTATTGAGGTCAACCTcgatcaaatcaaagccattaacagtttATAACCACCCcgaaatcccaaagaggtccagaagcttactGGAATGGCTGCCGCCCTGAATCGGTTTATTTCTCGGTCAGCAGATAGGTGCAGACCTTTCTTCCTCTTGATGAAaaagtggaaaggatttgaatggaccgaagaGTGTGCATTGGCtttccaacaacttaaagaatatctatcgcggccacctatcatgtccaatcctgaggtggatgaggtcctGTTCGCTTACATCACCATGGCCCCTCACGCTGTATATTTGGTGTTGGTACGAGTTGACAATGGCATACAACGGCCAGTTTACTATGTaagcaaatcactacatgaggccaaGGTTCGGTATCTACCACTAGAAAAGGCCGTCTTGGCGGTGGTGCTTGGTAcacgaaagcttccccattacttccaagcacatacAGTTGTCGTCCTAACTTAGCTTCCACTTAAAGCTATACTTTGAAGTGCTAATTACACAGGGAGAATTACTAAATGGGGCACGATCCTAGGGTCTTTTaatatcaagtacatgcctcgtacctctATCAAGAGCTAGGTCCTCGCGAACCTGGTGGCCGAGTTCGCCGAACCCCCATCAGAAGAAGTGACAGAAGCACAacacatggatggaaaatcggttggcatGATCTCCCAATAGGACCCCCAATCCTGGAAAGTGTACGTCGATGGCACAACAAACTAAAAGGGGTCCGGAGTGGGGATAGTATTAATATCCCCCAAGAAAATCACTATTGAGAAGTCGCTAAGACTAGGCTTCTTGGCCACAAATAACAAGGCTGAATATGAGGCCCTGCTAATGGGAATGACCATGTTTCAAAAAATGGGTGGGAAGGCAATAAagatgttctcggactcaagatTAGTCAATGGCCAAGTAAAAGGAGAATTTGAGGcaaaggatgaaagaatgcaaagGTACTTAAGTCAGGTGGGACACCTATGGTCAGGATTCGAATCTTTCAACCTGTTGCACAtccctagaagtggaaacaccCATGCTGATTCCCTAGCCACGCTTGCTATCTCTTCGACACAAGGTCTTCCTCAGGTCATCCTTGTGGAAGATTTGTACAAACCCGTAGGGATGAAGAGAGAAATGGTTCATGTTCACCAAGTCAGGGTagggcctagctggatggaccccataataTCATTCTTGAAGGATGACATTTGGCATGCAGGGCCATCACTCAAGGCTACTAGTGGccaaaaatgcaaaaggaagcatAGGAATACATAAGGAAATGCGATCAATGTTAAAGGCTCGCACTAAACATGCATTAACCGGGAGGAGCCCTTAATcctctgtccagcccttggccgttCACGCAACAGGGCTTAGACATTGTAGGCCCTTTCCCCAAAGCAGCAGGAAACAAGAGATACCTGCTAGTCGGCAcggactacttcaccaaatgggttgaaATCGAGCCCTTAAcaaacatcagggacgtggccgctaagaagtttgtttggaaaaacattgtcacccgATTCGGAGTCCCTCATACCCTCATTTCGGACAACGGCCTTCAATTCGATAGCAAATCTTTTAGGAGATACTGCTGTGACTTGGGAATCAAGAACAGATATTCTACCCTAGCCTTATCCCCAAGGGAATGGTCAAGTTGAGGTCgttaacaaggtcatagtgaatggactcaagaagaggttggatgatgcaaagggaaaatgggtagAAAAACTGCCACATGTCCTTTGGACATATCAAACCACGCCTCGCAGATCCACCAGGGAAACCCCTTTTTTGATGACATACGGTGCCGAGGCTGTTATTCCCCTAGAGACTGGCTTCCCTACACTGAGGACTAGCTCTTTCAATATGAGCAATAATAGTGAGTTACTAGAAAAGAGTTTAGactttattgaagaaagaagggagAACGCAATGGTTCAATTGGCATACtaccaacacaagctcaagcaaggttacgATGTCAACGTGAAGCTAAGGCCATTAACGTTGGGTGACTTGGTATTAAGAAAGGTCCTAGGTACTGCAAAGAACCCAACATAGGGAAAGctagggcccaattgggaaggaccatacccATCACCTTAGTGGCTGGTATAGGAGCGTATTTtttagaagacttagatgagcatGTAATACCACGCCCTTAGAATGTAAACAACTTGAaaaggtactattattaatgaaagttttcttTATCAATACGTCCATTCATTGTATAAGTGCGTTGTTCttcttttataagtgtttaaacagaaccttagtcatacctgaagtcctcggaccagatgctttggggaaattaatagactattacattttttataagtgtttaaacagaaccttagtcatgcttgaagtcctcggaccaaatgCTTTAAggaaattaatacactattaCATTTATTACATAAgtttttaaacagaactttagttATGCCTGAAGTCCTCGAACCaaatgctttggggaaattaatacactattacattttttataagtttttaaacagaatcttagtcatgcttgaagtcctcggaccagatgctttggggaaattaatacactattacattttttataagtgtttaaacagaaccttagtcatgcctgaagtccttggaccagatgctttggagaaattaatacactattatatttttttacataagtgtttaaacagaaccttagtcatgcctgaagtcTTCGGATCAgatgctttagggaaattaatacactattacattttttacataaatgtttaaacaaaaccttagtcatgcctgaagtcctcagactagatgctttggggaaattaatatgctattacattttatattagtgtttaaacagaaccttagtagCAACAACACAATGCTATTCATGATGGTGATAATCCTCAaagcatataaaataaaagtgcaAGGGATTTctgagataaaagaaaaaagagaaagacacTTCTATTAAATAAGATGAGTACATTACATTCAAACAAAGTGTCACCACAAAATCCCTAAGTACTATAGAAAGCTCCTAAGTACTAAGCCTTTGCCCTGGGAGTAAGAGGATCTTCTTGCTGGCCTGGCTGAGAGGTAGGAGCATCCTTGGCCTTATTGTCAACTTCCTTAGTCCTGGCCTCTGCTTCTTTTGCCTTAGCTGCAGCATCCTTGTCCTTGGCGACGTATTTGACTTCGGAGGAGGACTTTTTCTCCTTACCCTTGCCCTAATCTTTGGGCCCTTCAGCCCCTTGAACTTGGTCACCAGCTAGGCTAGATCCTTGTGGAA
This region includes:
- the LOC126708440 gene encoding uncharacterized protein LOC126708440, giving the protein MDDSSRPPLGMINIIFAAPGKTGFCPSRVMSVARFPAESNNSEPKRTIMEIRPVLGFSDEDKIETIQPHDDTLVVTLRIGGYDVKRVLVDQGSAVKIMYPDLYKGLRLKPEDWTTYNSPLISFEGKTVIPKGQIRLPIQTGSEVVEVDFIVVDAYSPYTAIVARPWLHALEAVSSTLHQKVKYPFGGRVEEIVRNQPVARQCLVVAISH